A section of the Salmo salar chromosome ssa05, Ssal_v3.1, whole genome shotgun sequence genome encodes:
- the LOC106605036 gene encoding fasciculation and elongation protein zeta-2 isoform X4, giving the protein MAVSLAHFDDEWHDFKEFEPISEQGTRMDRVNLVVEQVTGVLKVLPELNNSFSGEIGSLKSMEDLVNNFDDKLTVCFRNFNTKTENIAPVNIITEDTTLRNDEIWNALADNYGNVMAVDWKQSRTRSLHLPSLNLENKPRVDDVTLELSDDEELREQMDMHTIIVSCLNDEPLFTAEQVIEEIEEMMQDSPDLEAEQNHPSQSDVSMLSLDIQRSRTNHSYEEREKTLCVSELNERLEEVETAIRRYSEELIQHLALRDELDFEKEVKNSFISILIDVQNRQKEHKELLKKKKKLKSGAGAPQGRPERTQALGSYLTTVIPYEKKGGPPSVEDLQILTQILQAMRDDSDKVPSLLTDYILKVLCPT; this is encoded by the exons ATGGCGGTGTCCCTTGCGCATTTCGATGATGAGTGGCACGATTTTAAGGAATTTGAGCCGATTTCAGAGCAGGGGACTCGGATGGACCGAGTAAACTTGGTTGTCGAGCAGGTGACAGGCGTGCTGAAGGTCCTTCCAGAGCTCAACAACAGCTTTTCGGGCGAAATAGGCAGCTTAAAGTCCATGGAAGATCTGGTGAACAATTTCGACGATAAATTGACAGTGTGTTTCCGAAATTTCAACaccaaaactgagaacattgccCCTGTAAACATTATCACCGAGGATACAACACTGAGGAACGACGA GATCTGGAATGCTCTTGCAGATAATTATGGTAATGTCATGGCAGTGGACTGGAAACAGTCTAGAACgcgctccctccatctccccagtcTAAACCTCGAAAACAAACCA AGGGTGGATGATGTAACACTGGAGCTGTCCGACGATGAGGAGCTGAGGGAACAGATGGACATGCACACCATCATCGTCTCCTGCCTCAATGACGAACCCCTCTTCACCGCAGAACAG GTTAttgaggagatagaggagatgaTGCAGGACTCTCCTGACCTGGAGGCAGAGCAGAACCACCCCTCTCAGTCAGACGTCTCCAtgctctctctagacatccagcGCTCCAGAACAAACCACAGCTATGAAGAGC gagagAAAACTCTGTGTGTATCAGAGCTGAATGAGCGGCTAGAGGAGGTGGAGACGGCCATCAGACGTTACAGTGAGGAGCTGATTCAACACCTGGCCCTCAGGGACGAACTGGACTTTGAAAAAGAGGTGAAGAACAGCTTCATCTCTAtcctgatagatgtgcagaacaGACAAAAGGAACACAAGGAACTactgaagaaaaagaaaaaactcAAGAGTGGTGCCGGGGCCCCGCAGGGCCGACCAGAGAGAACACAAGCACTAGGATCA TATCTGACCACAGTCATCCCATATGAGAAGAAAGGAGGTCCTCCATCGGTGGAAGATCTTCAGATCCTGACCCAAA TCCTGCAAGCTATGAGAGATGACAGTGACAAGGTGCCCAGCCTTCTGACAGACTACATTCTCAAAG TGCTTTGCCCAACATAG
- the LOC106605036 gene encoding fasciculation and elongation protein zeta-2 isoform X2, with the protein MAVSLAHFDDEWHDFKEFEPISEQGTRMDRVNLVVEQVTGVLKVLPELNNSFSGEIGSLKSMEDLVNNFDDKLTVCFRNFNTKTENIAPVNIITEDTTLRNDEIWNALADNYGNVMAVDWKQSRTRSLHLPSLNLENKPRVDDVTLELSDDEELREQMDMHTIIVSCLNDEPLFTAEQVIEEIEEMMQDSPDLEAEQNHPSQSDVSMLSLDIQRSRTNHSYEEREKTLCVSELNERLEEVETAIRRYSEELIQHLALRDELDFEKEVKNSFISILIDVQNRQKEHKELLKKKKKLKSGAGAPQGRPERTQALGSRFSMEGLSSAIQNGFRQTFGSGGIERQYLTTVIPYEKKGGPPSVEDLQILTQILQAMRDDSDKVPSLLTDYILKALV; encoded by the exons ATGGCGGTGTCCCTTGCGCATTTCGATGATGAGTGGCACGATTTTAAGGAATTTGAGCCGATTTCAGAGCAGGGGACTCGGATGGACCGAGTAAACTTGGTTGTCGAGCAGGTGACAGGCGTGCTGAAGGTCCTTCCAGAGCTCAACAACAGCTTTTCGGGCGAAATAGGCAGCTTAAAGTCCATGGAAGATCTGGTGAACAATTTCGACGATAAATTGACAGTGTGTTTCCGAAATTTCAACaccaaaactgagaacattgccCCTGTAAACATTATCACCGAGGATACAACACTGAGGAACGACGA GATCTGGAATGCTCTTGCAGATAATTATGGTAATGTCATGGCAGTGGACTGGAAACAGTCTAGAACgcgctccctccatctccccagtcTAAACCTCGAAAACAAACCA AGGGTGGATGATGTAACACTGGAGCTGTCCGACGATGAGGAGCTGAGGGAACAGATGGACATGCACACCATCATCGTCTCCTGCCTCAATGACGAACCCCTCTTCACCGCAGAACAG GTTAttgaggagatagaggagatgaTGCAGGACTCTCCTGACCTGGAGGCAGAGCAGAACCACCCCTCTCAGTCAGACGTCTCCAtgctctctctagacatccagcGCTCCAGAACAAACCACAGCTATGAAGAGC gagagAAAACTCTGTGTGTATCAGAGCTGAATGAGCGGCTAGAGGAGGTGGAGACGGCCATCAGACGTTACAGTGAGGAGCTGATTCAACACCTGGCCCTCAGGGACGAACTGGACTTTGAAAAAGAGGTGAAGAACAGCTTCATCTCTAtcctgatagatgtgcagaacaGACAAAAGGAACACAAGGAACTactgaagaaaaagaaaaaactcAAGAGTGGTGCCGGGGCCCCGCAGGGCCGACCAGAGAGAACACAAGCACTAGGATCA CGCTTCAGCATGGAGGGGCTCTCCTCTGCCATTCAAAATGGCTTCCGGCAAACTTTTGGGAGTGGTGGCATTGAAAGACAG TATCTGACCACAGTCATCCCATATGAGAAGAAAGGAGGTCCTCCATCGGTGGAAGATCTTCAGATCCTGACCCAAA TCCTGCAAGCTATGAGAGATGACAGTGACAAGGTGCCCAGCCTTCTGACAGACTACATTCTCAAAG CTCTGGTGTGA
- the LOC106605036 gene encoding fasciculation and elongation protein zeta-2 isoform X3, producing MAVSLAHFDDEWHDFKEFEPISEQGTRMDRVNLVVEQVTGVLKVLPELNNSFSGEIGSLKSMEDLVNNFDDKLTVCFRNFNTKTENIAPVNIITEDTTLRNDEIWNALADNYGNVMAVDWKQSRTRSLHLPSLNLENKPRVDDVTLELSDDEELREQMDMHTIIVSCLNDEPLFTAEQVIEEIEEMMQDSPDLEAEQNHPSQSDVSMLSLDIQRSRTNHSYEEREKTLCVSELNERLEEVETAIRRYSEELIQHLALRDELDFEKEVKNSFISILIDVQNRQKEHKELLKKKKKLKSGAGAPQGRPERTQALGSVSDTIHAYLTTVIPYEKKGGPPSVEDLQILTQILQAMRDDSDKVPSLLTDYILKVLCPT from the exons ATGGCGGTGTCCCTTGCGCATTTCGATGATGAGTGGCACGATTTTAAGGAATTTGAGCCGATTTCAGAGCAGGGGACTCGGATGGACCGAGTAAACTTGGTTGTCGAGCAGGTGACAGGCGTGCTGAAGGTCCTTCCAGAGCTCAACAACAGCTTTTCGGGCGAAATAGGCAGCTTAAAGTCCATGGAAGATCTGGTGAACAATTTCGACGATAAATTGACAGTGTGTTTCCGAAATTTCAACaccaaaactgagaacattgccCCTGTAAACATTATCACCGAGGATACAACACTGAGGAACGACGA GATCTGGAATGCTCTTGCAGATAATTATGGTAATGTCATGGCAGTGGACTGGAAACAGTCTAGAACgcgctccctccatctccccagtcTAAACCTCGAAAACAAACCA AGGGTGGATGATGTAACACTGGAGCTGTCCGACGATGAGGAGCTGAGGGAACAGATGGACATGCACACCATCATCGTCTCCTGCCTCAATGACGAACCCCTCTTCACCGCAGAACAG GTTAttgaggagatagaggagatgaTGCAGGACTCTCCTGACCTGGAGGCAGAGCAGAACCACCCCTCTCAGTCAGACGTCTCCAtgctctctctagacatccagcGCTCCAGAACAAACCACAGCTATGAAGAGC gagagAAAACTCTGTGTGTATCAGAGCTGAATGAGCGGCTAGAGGAGGTGGAGACGGCCATCAGACGTTACAGTGAGGAGCTGATTCAACACCTGGCCCTCAGGGACGAACTGGACTTTGAAAAAGAGGTGAAGAACAGCTTCATCTCTAtcctgatagatgtgcagaacaGACAAAAGGAACACAAGGAACTactgaagaaaaagaaaaaactcAAGAGTGGTGCCGGGGCCCCGCAGGGCCGACCAGAGAGAACACAAGCACTAGGATCAGTGAGTGACACCATCCATGct TATCTGACCACAGTCATCCCATATGAGAAGAAAGGAGGTCCTCCATCGGTGGAAGATCTTCAGATCCTGACCCAAA TCCTGCAAGCTATGAGAGATGACAGTGACAAGGTGCCCAGCCTTCTGACAGACTACATTCTCAAAG TGCTTTGCCCAACATAG
- the LOC106605036 gene encoding fasciculation and elongation protein zeta-2 isoform X1: MAVSLAHFDDEWHDFKEFEPISEQGTRMDRVNLVVEQVTGVLKVLPELNNSFSGEIGSLKSMEDLVNNFDDKLTVCFRNFNTKTENIAPVNIITEDTTLRNDEIWNALADNYGNVMAVDWKQSRTRSLHLPSLNLENKPRVDDVTLELSDDEELREQMDMHTIIVSCLNDEPLFTAEQVIEEIEEMMQDSPDLEAEQNHPSQSDVSMLSLDIQRSRTNHSYEEREKTLCVSELNERLEEVETAIRRYSEELIQHLALRDELDFEKEVKNSFISILIDVQNRQKEHKELLKKKKKLKSGAGAPQGRPERTQALGSRFSMEGLSSAIQNGFRQTFGSGGIERQYLTTVIPYEKKGGPPSVEDLQILTQILQAMRDDSDKVPSLLTDYILKVLCPT, translated from the exons ATGGCGGTGTCCCTTGCGCATTTCGATGATGAGTGGCACGATTTTAAGGAATTTGAGCCGATTTCAGAGCAGGGGACTCGGATGGACCGAGTAAACTTGGTTGTCGAGCAGGTGACAGGCGTGCTGAAGGTCCTTCCAGAGCTCAACAACAGCTTTTCGGGCGAAATAGGCAGCTTAAAGTCCATGGAAGATCTGGTGAACAATTTCGACGATAAATTGACAGTGTGTTTCCGAAATTTCAACaccaaaactgagaacattgccCCTGTAAACATTATCACCGAGGATACAACACTGAGGAACGACGA GATCTGGAATGCTCTTGCAGATAATTATGGTAATGTCATGGCAGTGGACTGGAAACAGTCTAGAACgcgctccctccatctccccagtcTAAACCTCGAAAACAAACCA AGGGTGGATGATGTAACACTGGAGCTGTCCGACGATGAGGAGCTGAGGGAACAGATGGACATGCACACCATCATCGTCTCCTGCCTCAATGACGAACCCCTCTTCACCGCAGAACAG GTTAttgaggagatagaggagatgaTGCAGGACTCTCCTGACCTGGAGGCAGAGCAGAACCACCCCTCTCAGTCAGACGTCTCCAtgctctctctagacatccagcGCTCCAGAACAAACCACAGCTATGAAGAGC gagagAAAACTCTGTGTGTATCAGAGCTGAATGAGCGGCTAGAGGAGGTGGAGACGGCCATCAGACGTTACAGTGAGGAGCTGATTCAACACCTGGCCCTCAGGGACGAACTGGACTTTGAAAAAGAGGTGAAGAACAGCTTCATCTCTAtcctgatagatgtgcagaacaGACAAAAGGAACACAAGGAACTactgaagaaaaagaaaaaactcAAGAGTGGTGCCGGGGCCCCGCAGGGCCGACCAGAGAGAACACAAGCACTAGGATCA CGCTTCAGCATGGAGGGGCTCTCCTCTGCCATTCAAAATGGCTTCCGGCAAACTTTTGGGAGTGGTGGCATTGAAAGACAG TATCTGACCACAGTCATCCCATATGAGAAGAAAGGAGGTCCTCCATCGGTGGAAGATCTTCAGATCCTGACCCAAA TCCTGCAAGCTATGAGAGATGACAGTGACAAGGTGCCCAGCCTTCTGACAGACTACATTCTCAAAG TGCTTTGCCCAACATAG
- the clec3ba gene encoding tetranectin precursor — protein MRVSGVRLLFCLLLLGQSTFQQTSSKKKGGKKDAENNAAIEELKKQIDNIVLELNLLKEQQALQSVCLKGIKIIGKCFLADTAKKIYHTAYDDCIAKGGTISTPLTGDENDQLVDYVRRSIGPEEHIWLGINDMVTEGEWLDQAGTNLRFKNWETDITNQPDGGRTHNCAILSTTANGKWFDESCRVEKASVCEFNIV, from the exons ATGCGTGTCAGTGGTGTGCGTTTGTTGTTTTGCCTTCTCCTCCTCGGGCAATCCACATTCCAACAGACCTCATCTAAGAAAAAGGGCGGAAAGAAAG ATGCTGAAAATAATGCTGCCATTGAGGAGCTGAAGAAACAGATTGATAACATAGTGCTGGAGTTGAATCTATTGAAAGAGCAGCAAGCCTTGCAATCAG TTTGCCTGAAAGGCATCAAGATTATTGGCAAGTGTTTCCTGGCTGACACCGCTAAGAAGATCTACCACACAGCCTACGATGACTGCATTGCTAAAGGGGGCACAATCAGCACCCCTTTGACAGGGGATGAGAACGATCAGCTCGTCGACTACGTCCGCCGGAGCATTGGCCCTGAGGAACACATTTGGCTGGGCATCAATGACATGGTGACCGAGGGGGAATGGCTCGACCAGGCGGGCACCAACCTGCGCTTTAAGAACTGGGAGACTGACATTACCAACCAACCAGACGGTGGACGTACCCACAACTGTGCCATCCTTTCCACCACTGCCAATGGAAAGTGGTTTGATGAGAGCTGTCGTGTTGAGAAGGCGTCTGTTTGCGAGTTCAATATCGTCTGA